TTTTCTGTATGTCCAAAAGAAACTGTATTGTCTGTTACATAAACTTCTTTTAAAGTTACTTTTATTCCAACAAAATCTGTAGGTTCTCCAGGTAAGTTTTTCAAATATAGGAATTTTTGTAATATCATACCAAAAACTTTCATAACTCCTTCTGGATCTTCAATTACCTCTGCTTTCCCAGTACCTTTAATATATACTAGTTTTAATAAATCTTCAAATGATTGGCAATCATGGTCTATAACAACTGATACATTTGGATTGTTTTTTATTTCATTTACTTTATTTGTCATTTTATGAGTAATGAAATATAATTCGTTTTCATTTTCTCCCATTACATAGTCAACACCTCTAGCTTTTGGAAAACCATTTAAATCTACTGTTGCAATGTGCATTAGATTATGTGATTCTACTACCTTTCTCGCTTTTTCTTTTAACATTATTTTTCTCCTTTATTAAATAATTAAATATATTTTCTACAAAATTAATTAAAGCTGAAGAATTCTTTTCCACTTTAGCTCTAAGTATTGCTCCTTCAAAAGAATAAACAATAAAAGATGCTAAAGATTTAGAATTTTCATATCCTTCATTATCTAATACAATGGATATTTCATTTTCAAAATTAGTTATCCATTCTAATAACTTTTCTCTTGCTTTTTCGCTTAAATCTGATATTTCTAAAATTAAATTTCCTATAGGACATCCACCATAATAATTTAATTCTTTATATCTTTCAAAATAAAAATTAAATAATTCTTTTAATCCTTCTATATTTGGGCTTTTTCTAATAGACATATTTATAATATTTTTTAAATCTTCAAAATGTAGATTAATAACTTCTAATAAAAGTTCTTCTTTACTAGAAAAATAATTATAGAAAGAACCTTTTGGGATATTTAATTCATTTAATATCATTTGTATCCCAACATTGTTATACCCTTTTAAATGAAATAATTTTGCAGCAGTTTTAATAATTAATTCTTTTCTTGAAATATTATTATTTTTATTCATTTAATCCCTCCAAATAGACCGGTCGTCTTATTATATCATAATATATCGTATATGTCAACAAAAATCCTCCTCAAATGAGGAGGATCTAGTATATTCCATTTATATATTCAAATAATCTATCTAAACCTTTTTCTAATATTTCAATTGAATTTGCGTAGGATATTCTAATAAATCCTTTTGCTCCAAAACCGCTTCCTGGTATAACAGCCAATTTTTTAGTATTCAATAATTGATTTGCAAAGTTCATATCATCATTATCATATTTTGATATATTAATAAATAGATAAAATGCTCCATACGGATATACATACTCTAAATCAACTTTTTTCATTCTTTCCATAACATATTTTCTTCTTTCATTAAATTTGTTAATGTAATAATCAATATTTACATCAAAAGCTGCTAATGCCCCATATTGTGCTGGAGTATTGACATTTGATGTTATATGACTTTGTATTTTTTTAATTTCTTTAGTTATATTCATTGGAGCAACAGAATAACCAACTCTCCATCCTGTCATTGACCATGTTTTTGAAAAAGCATTGATTATTATAGTTTTTTCTCTTAAACTCTCTATTTCTACTGGAGAGAAAAATTCTCCTTCAAATACTAGTTTTTCATAAACTTCATCGCTTATTAAATATATATTTCTATCTTTTATTAATTCAGCTATTTCTAAAAAAGTTTCTTTAGGATAAACTGCTCCTGTTGGATTGTTTGGCGAATTTATTATAATAGCTTTAGTCTTTTCGCTAATATATGGTTCAATATCACTAGCTTTAGGTATGAAATTATTTTTAAATTTTAATGGAACATGAACTGGTATCCCTCTTGCAAGTTTAATTTGTGCTTCATAACTAATCCATGAAGGATCTAATACAATAACCTCATCACCAGGATTTAAAATAGCTAATAATACATTATATAATGCTTGCTTTCCACCATTTGAAACAACTATATTCTCAGCAGTATAATTTGTTTTTCTATTAGTATTTGTAAAATCTGCTATTTTTTCTCTCAACTCAACTATTCCAGCAGAGTTTGTATATTTTGTTTTCCCTTCTAACATTGCCTTATAAGCACTTTCAATTATTTCTTTTGGAGTAATAAAATCTGGCTCTCCTGCAGTTAATTTCACTACATCAAAACCTTGTTTTTCCATTTCAATGGCTTTAGCATTTAGCTCTAAAGTTATAGAAGGTTGTATGCTTTTTACTATTTTTGATATCATTATATCCCTCCATATATATAATATATTATAATTTTACTCTATTATGAAATTTTTTTCAATACATAATATATATATTTATGTTAATTATTGAACAAAAATTATTTAATAATCCATTTTCATATGTAATAAAAAAAATAAATGAGCCGTAGCTCATTTATTCATAGTATTCAATCTTTAAGCCTAAATTTTCTAATTTATCAAATAATTTTTCATATCCTCTAAATATATGATCTACATTATTAATCTTAGTTTCACCATCAGCTGACAATGCAGCTATTAATAAAGCAGCAGACGCTCTTAAATCTGTAGCTTCTAATGGAGCTCCTGATAATTTAGAAACTCCAGTTATAATAGCTGTATTACCTTCTACAAATATTTTTGCTCCCATACGATTTAATTCATCTACATGATTAAATCTAGTTTTAAAAACATTTTCAGTTATTGATGATCTACCAGGTATTAAACTTAATAGTACCATTAACTGTGGTTGTAAATCTGTAGGGAATCCAGGGAATGTCGCAGTTTCAACATCAACTGGAGATAATTCTAGTTTTGAAATCCCTTCAATAGTCAAAACATCATTATCAATTGAAAACCTTATACCAATTTTTTCAAAAATATCTAGCAAAGAAAATATATGTTCTTCAATGACATTTTTTAATACAACCTTTTTTCCTAATATAGCTCCTAAAATAGCATATGTCCCTGCTTCAATCCTATCTGGAATAATAGTATATTCAGTGCTATATAATTTTTTTACACCGTGTATTTTTATATTAGAGGTTCCTTGCCCTTCAATATTTGCTCCCATTGATATTAAAAAATTACAAAGATCAACAATTTCTGGCTCTTGAGCACAATTAGTTATAATAGTTTCAGTATTTTCTAATAATACTGCTGTTGTTATTAAATGTTCTGTTGCTCCAACGCTTGGGAAAGGTAAAGATATATGTATTTTTTCGGGAGATTCTCCTAGTTTTGAATTTGCAAATCCATGTTCAATCTCAGAATCTATACCCAATTTTTTTAGTCCTTCTAAATGAAAGTTAACAGGTCTAACTCCTATGGAACATCCACCTGGTAAAGCTACTTTAGCAAATCCTTTTCTTATTGTTAACGGCCCTAAAACATTAAAAGATGCTCTCATCCTTCTAACTGGAGCATAAGGTAACACAGAATTAATATCGTCACAACCTTTTATTATAAGAGTAGATTCATCCCATAAAACTTTTTTCCCTGCATTTTCTAATATCTCTATCATAGTATTTACATCCGCTAAATTAGGGATATTATGAAGAATAATATCCTCATCTGTTAATAATGTAGCAGCTAATATAGGTAAAGCAGAATTTTTAGATCCTGATATTGTAATTTCACCCGAGGCATATTGTGGTCCAGAAACCATTATTTTTCCCATACTTTCGATCTCCAATCTATGTTCCATATTTTTTCCTCCAATCTTTATCAAGCAAAGTAATTTAGTATGTCTTTAGTTGTTGTTAAATCTCTTGGTAAATAAAATTCATAATATTCAATATCATCAGGATTATTTACAAAACTTTTTAATTGGTATATAATCCTATCTGAAATTTTACTCAACTCTATTTCTGTAATATCTGGAATAATAATAGAAAATGTTGTTTTAGAATATCTCATTATTATATCGAGAGGTAGTCTTACATTATTTCTCAACACTCTACCTATTTCCATTTCAGGACTTTTATGTGTTTCTCCATCATATTTTAAATCTTCCAATTCGGGAATTTTTATTATTAATAAACCATAATTATTACCTTTTTCAAAAGCAGTTTCTAATAATAAGAAAAATATTTTATCAAAAAATTCTCTCGAATAAACTCTTGTTGAAGAATCAATATACTTTCTATCTACAAATCCTTCTACAAAATCTTTATACGCACTTATTTCTTCTTTTGAAAATTCATTATATTCTTCTAATAATCTATTTGTTTTTTCCAATTCTTCTCTCAATTTATTATTCTCTTCTAACAATTGTTTTACCTTAATTTCATTATCCATTTTTATCACCTTACCAATCCCAATTTTTTTTACCCGAAACTATATTATTTTTTTTCTCAATATATTCTTTTATAATATATTCGACTTTTTTCGAAAAATATATAATACTTTTCTCTTTACTGTTAATTGGTAATTCCCTATAATATATTTTATAATTTTCACCTAACCAACCAGTAATAATAATAGAATTTATATATATTTTATTTATTATTTCTTCAATGTTATTATCCTTAGGAAAATTCCAATATAATTTTGGATTAATATTTCCATTTAAAATAATCTTTTTTTCTATTTTATCATAAAACATATAATTTGTGTTATTAAAATAAGAAAAATAATATACTTTTCCACATTTTTGTTCTAAAGAATTTTTAAGATTATCATCATAATTTTCTTCTAAGTAGATCACAGGAAAAACACCTGAGGTTTCAAATCCTCTTAACATAACATACATAACTTGAGAAGCAATATATGGTGAGCTCGAAATATAATTTAAAAAATCCTCATCCCCTTTTTTCACAGTTTTTAATCTGCCAAAAACAACAAAATCATATCCTTTTTCTTTTAATTGAGCACCTAATTCTTTACTAAAATCAAAAATTAAATCATATGAGTTCAATGTTCCTAACACAAAATAATTTAACTCTTTATCAATTTCTTCTAAATTTAACCAATAACCATTAATAATCTCTTTATTAAGAGATTCATTTAATGATGTATTTAAATATCCAAGAAAATTATTATCTTTGAAAATAGGTATTTTTTCTGCATAAGAAAAAATAAAAAAACTAATTACCAAAATCACTAGATAAAATTTTTTCAATTATTAAAGCAACCCCCTCTTCATCTGATGATGGAGCAATAAATTTTGCAGAATTTTTAACATGGTTTGATGCATTATCCATAGCATAAGAATTGTTTGATAATACTAACATAGATATATCATTTTCACTATCTCCAAAAATATAAGCATTTTTTAAATCAAAATTATATATATTAGATAATTTTTTTAATGCAATACCTTTAGAAGAATCTTTGTTTAAAAAGTCTAAATATATATTAAATGACCTTACTATATTTAATTCATTATTATATTTTGCTTGCATATTCTTTTGAAAAAAATCTAATCTTTTTTCATCAGAAATTGTTAATATTTTTGTAGGACCATATTTGTTTTTTAAAATATAATCTTCCAAATCATTTACTATTTTATAATCAACTCCAGAATGTTTAGCATAACCTTTAATTTCATTATTATCATCATCAGCAATTAAATCATCATTTATATATGTTTGAACATGAATTTTTTCTTTTTTTGCTTCTTTAATAATATCAATTGCTAGTTTTTTATCAATATCAGATTCAAAAACAACTTCTCCACTATGCGATACTACATAAGCACCATTATATGAGACAATTGGTATTTCATTTAAAAAAGGTAAATATTTATTTATAACAACTTTTGTTGATTTATACATTCTTCCACTTGCTATAATAATAAACGATCCTTTTTCATATATTTTTTTTATTGCATTAATTGTTCTTTCGGACATTTGTTCTTTAGAGTTTAATAATGTTCCATCTAAATCAAATATAAATACCTTTCTATTCATAACTACCTCCATTTGATTATAAC
The Marinitoga litoralis genome window above contains:
- a CDS encoding pyridoxamine 5'-phosphate oxidase family protein, translated to MLKEKARKVVESHNLMHIATVDLNGFPKARGVDYVMGENENELYFITHKMTNKVNEIKNNPNVSVVIDHDCQSFEDLLKLVYIKGTGKAEVIEDPEGVMKVFGMILQKFLYLKNLPGEPTDFVGIKVTLKEVYVTDNTVSFGHTEKVEY
- a CDS encoding TetR/AcrR family transcriptional regulator, which codes for MNKNNNISRKELIIKTAAKLFHLKGYNNVGIQMILNELNIPKGSFYNYFSSKEELLLEVINLHFEDLKNIINMSIRKSPNIEGLKELFNFYFERYKELNYYGGCPIGNLILEISDLSEKAREKLLEWITNFENEISIVLDNEGYENSKSLASFIVYSFEGAILRAKVEKNSSALINFVENIFNYLIKEKNNVKRKSEKGSRIT
- the aspC gene encoding aspartate aminotransferase, giving the protein MISKIVKSIQPSITLELNAKAIEMEKQGFDVVKLTAGEPDFITPKEIIESAYKAMLEGKTKYTNSAGIVELREKIADFTNTNRKTNYTAENIVVSNGGKQALYNVLLAILNPGDEVIVLDPSWISYEAQIKLARGIPVHVPLKFKNNFIPKASDIEPYISEKTKAIIINSPNNPTGAVYPKETFLEIAELIKDRNIYLISDEVYEKLVFEGEFFSPVEIESLREKTIIINAFSKTWSMTGWRVGYSVAPMNITKEIKKIQSHITSNVNTPAQYGALAAFDVNIDYYINKFNERRKYVMERMKKVDLEYVYPYGAFYLFINISKYDNDDMNFANQLLNTKKLAVIPGSGFGAKGFIRISYANSIEILEKGLDRLFEYINGIY
- the murA gene encoding UDP-N-acetylglucosamine 1-carboxyvinyltransferase, producing the protein MGKIMVSGPQYASGEITISGSKNSALPILAATLLTDEDIILHNIPNLADVNTMIEILENAGKKVLWDESTLIIKGCDDINSVLPYAPVRRMRASFNVLGPLTIRKGFAKVALPGGCSIGVRPVNFHLEGLKKLGIDSEIEHGFANSKLGESPEKIHISLPFPSVGATEHLITTAVLLENTETIITNCAQEPEIVDLCNFLISMGANIEGQGTSNIKIHGVKKLYSTEYTIIPDRIEAGTYAILGAILGKKVVLKNVIEEHIFSLLDIFEKIGIRFSIDNDVLTIEGISKLELSPVDVETATFPGFPTDLQPQLMVLLSLIPGRSSITENVFKTRFNHVDELNRMGAKIFVEGNTAIITGVSKLSGAPLEATDLRASAALLIAALSADGETKINNVDHIFRGYEKLFDKLENLGLKIEYYE
- a CDS encoding diguanylate cyclase domain-containing protein, encoding MDNEIKVKQLLEENNKLREELEKTNRLLEEYNEFSKEEISAYKDFVEGFVDRKYIDSSTRVYSREFFDKIFFLLLETAFEKGNNYGLLIIKIPELEDLKYDGETHKSPEMEIGRVLRNNVRLPLDIIMRYSKTTFSIIIPDITEIELSKISDRIIYQLKSFVNNPDDIEYYEFYLPRDLTTTKDILNYFA
- a CDS encoding HAD family hydrolase; its protein translation is MNRKVFIFDLDGTLLNSKEQMSERTINAIKKIYEKGSFIIIASGRMYKSTKVVINKYLPFLNEIPIVSYNGAYVVSHSGEVVFESDIDKKLAIDIIKEAKKEKIHVQTYINDDLIADDDNNEIKGYAKHSGVDYKIVNDLEDYILKNKYGPTKILTISDEKRLDFFQKNMQAKYNNELNIVRSFNIYLDFLNKDSSKGIALKKLSNIYNFDLKNAYIFGDSENDISMLVLSNNSYAMDNASNHVKNSAKFIAPSSDEEGVALIIEKILSSDFGN